In the genome of Salana multivorans, the window CGTGTTCATCTCCGTCATGCGTCTCGCGGCGACGTGGTTCCCGCGCTCGCGGTACGCCGTCATGGCGATGTGGACGGGGCTGCTCGGCATGCTCGGCAACCTCGCGGCGACGGTCCCGCTGACGCTCGCGCTCGACGAGTTCGGCTGGACGCGGACGTTCGCGGTGACGGGGGCGACCTCGCTCGTCTACGCCCTCCTCCTGCTGCGGCCGGCCGTCGCCGCGCCGTTCCGCGAGGTCGCGGCCGCTCCCGGCGGGGCCACTCCCGGCGGAGCCGGGGCCGAGCCCGACGGGGCGGGTGGCCAGCGGTCCGCCACCCGCGAGCTCGCGCACACGATCGCGGAGACCTGGCGCGGGCACGAGCACGGCCGCGGCACCCAGGTCGGCTTCTGGGTGCACCAGGCGACCATGGCCTCCGGGATGGTCCTCGGCATGGTCTGGGGGTTCCCCTACCTGACCGAGGGGCTCGGCTACCCCGGCTCGCAGGCCGCCGCCATGGTCTCGGTGCTCGTCCTCGGCAACGTCGGGTTCAGCTTCCTCATCGGCCCGTTCGCCGGCCGCCGCCCCGGGTCGCGCGTCCCGCTGGCGATCGGGATCGGCCTCGCGATCGTCGCGGCGTGGGCCGTGCTGCTCGCCTGGCCGGGCGGCCGACCGCCCGTCGGCGTCGTCGTCGTGGCGTTCGTCGTCATGGCGGCCGGCGGCCCCGGGTCGCAGATCGGCTTCCACCTCGCTCGCGACTACAACCCGGCGCACCGCATCTCGACCGCGACGGGCCTGGTCAACGCCGGCGGGTTCTCCGGGACGATGCTCGGCGCCATCAGCATCGGCGTCATCCTCGACCAGCTCTCCGGCACCGCCCAGCCGAGCCTGACCGACTACCGGATCGCGCTCTCCTCGATGGCGGTGCTCACCCTCGTCTCGACCGCCCTCGTCGTCGTCTCGACGCTCGGTCTGCGACGCAGCGTGCTCGAACGACTGGCGGACGGGCTGGAGGTCCGGGTGCCCGTCGTCGCGCACTGGTGGGACCGCGCGGTCGACGCCGTCGAGACCATCGAGGCGCTCGACGAGGCCGCGACCGATCCCGTGGAGCGCGAGCGCCCGCGCTAGGGCAGCACCCGGAAACACCTTGCCGGGTCGCGGCGCGGGCGCCTACGGTCGAGGGGTGCTGATCTGAGACCCCCGTCCCGGCTCGCCGCGCGGCTCCGCCCCGGCGCGCCCCCGCGCGACCCAAGGGTTCCTCATGTCCCAGCCAGCACCCCACCTCTCCCCCGCGCCCGGCACGTCCGGCGTCCAGCTCCGGCTCGACGGCGTGTCCGTCTCCTACGGCGAGCGCCGCGTGCTCACCGACGTCGACCTGGTGGTCTCGCCCGGCGAGCGCCTCGGCCTCATCGGCGAGAACGGCTCGGGCAAGTCGACGCTCCTGCGCGTCGCGGCCGGCCTCCTGACGCCGGACGCCGGAACCGCCACCGTGGCCGGCCCGGGCCCGGCCGCCCGCGTCGGGCTCCTCCACCAGGAGCCGCCGTTCCCCGCCGACGTCACGCTCGCCGAGGCGCTGGCCGGCGCGACCGCCGTCGTGCGCGACGCCGAGGCCGAGCTCGACGACGCGGCACGCGCACTGGCCGCCACCCCCGACGACGACGCGACGACCGCCCGGTACGCCGGCGCCCTGGAGCGCGCGGAGGCGCTCGACGTCTGGGGCCTCGCCGCGCGCGAGGCCGCGATGCTCGCCGGGCTCGGGCTGGCGGACATCGCCCCCGGCCGGCCCGTCTCGACGCTCTCGGGTGGCCAGCTCGCGCGGCTGTCGCTGGCCTGGCTGCTGCTGTCCCAGCCCGACGTCCTGCTCCTCGACGAGCCGACGAACCATCTCGACGACGACGCCGTCGCCCACCTGCGTTCCGTGCTGACCGCGTGGCGGGGTCCGGTCCTGCTCGCCTCGCACGACCGGGCGTTCCTCGACGAGGCCGTGACCGGTCTCGTCGACCTCGACCCGAGCGAGGTCCCGCACGCGGTGTCGGGACCGCTGGTCGGGGACGGTGACGGCTCGGGGATCGGTCTGGTCCGGTTCACCGGCGGGTACACGGCCTACCTGGACGCGCGGCTCGACGCGCGCGAGCGGTGGGAGCGGCGCTACCGCGACGAGCAGGCCGAGCTGCGCCGTCTGCGCAGCAGCGTGCGCGAGCAGCAGACGGTCGGGCACGTCGGCCGGGCCCCGCGGACGGAGGCCAACGCGTCGAAGAAGTTCTACTCGGACCGGAACGCCGCCGTCGTGTCCCGTCGCGTCAACGACGCCAGGACGCGGCTCGCCGAGCTCGAGGCGGCGCAGGTGCGCAAGCCCCCGGCGTGGCAGTGGTTCGCGGGGCTGGACGCGGCGGCTGACACCCGACGCGCGGGTCGCGGGTCCCGGTGGAGCGGACCCGTGCTCGTGGCGAGCGATGTCGCGGTCGCCGGCCGGCTGGCGTCCACCTCGCTCACGGTGAGCGCGGGTGAGCGGTGGCTCGTCACGGGACCGAACGGCTCCGGCAAGTCGACGCTCCTCGGCGTGCTCGCCGGCCGGCTGGCCCCGTCGGCCGGGTCGGTGCAGCACCCGCGGGCGCTGCGCGTCGGGCTGCTCACCCAGGAGGTCGACCTCGACGTGCTGCCCGGCACCACCGTGCGGGCGGCGTACGAGGAGCTGGTCGGCGCCGAGGTCGCCGCCCGGGTGCCCGTCGAGACGTTCGCGCTGCTCGCGGGCCGCGACCTGGAGCGGCCCGTCGGCGCGCTGTCGGTCGGTCAGCAGCGACGCCTCGCGCTCGCCGCCGTGCTCGCCGATCCGCCCGACGTCCTGCTGCTCGACGAGCCGACCAACCACCTCTCGCTCCTGCTGCTCACACAGCTCGAGGCGTCGATCGACCGGTACCCCGGGGCCGTCGTGGTCGCGTCGCACGACCGCTGGCTGCGCCGGGACTGGGCCGGGCGGACGCTCCGGCTCGGCTGAGCCGGAGGGGTTCGGCCGCGGGGCTCAGCCGCGCAGGGCCGCCTCGATCGCGTCGACGACCGGGACCTGACCCGCGACGAGGACGTCCCGGGCCCGGTCGAACCGGCAGAACTCGACCCGGTCGATCTCCGGGTAGGACTGGACGCGACCCGACCGGGGCGGCCACTCCAGCTCGAAGGTGTTGGAGACGAAGTCCGCCTCGGCCCACGGCACCGGGTCGCGCTCGACGCCGAGGTAGACCCGCGCGACCTTGCCGCTCGTCACCCGGAAGTCGCCGAGGTCGGTCAGCACCCGGTCCTGCGGCCAGACGTACCCCGTCTCCTCCGCCAGCTCGCGTCGGGCGGCGGACGCCGGGTCCTCGTCATCGCCGTACAGCCCCTTGGGGATCGACCACGACCGCTCCCTGCGCGTCCACAGCGGGCCGCCCATGTGCCCGAGCAGGACCTCGGGGCCGGCCTCGCGCAGGCGCACCACCGCGAGCGCCGCGCTCCTCACCGTTGCCACGCGCCCATCCTTCCCGATCGGTCCACCGGGGCTCAGCCGCGGCCGGTCGCCGAGGCGAAGCCGAGCCAGGTGTGCCGGTTGCGCCACCAGCACCAGCCGACCTTCGGCGCACCGCGCCGCTCGACGCCGTCGCGTCCGGTGCCCCCGCTGATCCACAGGGCCGGCGTCCGCGCGTCGAACGCGCCGCGCGGGCGCGGCTTGCGGGTCGCGAGGCACATGAAGCAGTGGTTGGGCTCGAGCCGGCTCGGGTCCTGCATCAGCCAGCCGATCCCCTCGTGCAGCGTCAGGGGCGTGCGACCTCGACCGGTCAGCTCCGCGAGCGCCTCCTCCGGCGACGCGCCCCGCAGGTCGTCGCCCCGGTCCGCGCCCCGGACGACGTAGAGCGCGCGGTCCGGCAGCTCGACGTCGGGCACGGTCCGGAAGTCCTCCAGGTCCGTCCAGTCGACGACGACGAAGCCCGGACGGCCGGCGCGCTCCAGCAGCGGGGCCAGCGCTCGCGCCGGGACGAGGTCGGGGTGGATGGCGAGGAGCAGGGGATCGTCCGCGCCCGGGACGTCGGACGCGCCGATCCCCTCGTCACCGACGACGGCCGCGACCGTCGAGCGCAGCTCCGCCTCGGGCACCCCCGCCAGGTCGGCGAGGCCGAGAGCGAGGAGCCGGTCGAGCTGGACGTCGAGCGCGGGCAGCGTCGTCGGGGTCGGCCGGGTGGGGGTCGGCTGGGCGGTCGTCGGCCGGGTCGTGCTCGTCTGGGTCGTGGTCACGGGCGCTCCTCGCGTCGGGGGCCGGCGTCGCGCGCGCCGGACGGGTGACAACGCCGCGCGGCAGCTCCCTGTTCCCGGACGCGACGGCACCCGACCGGCGCCGGGGCCGGACGTAGGACAATGGGGCGCAGTCCTCAGCACCCACCCCTCCGGAGCCACGCATGTTCGCCATGTCGGACGGACGCCCCGCGCCCGCGAACCCCGCCGCCGTCGTCCAGGGCGACACGTACCGCTTCACCGTCCTCACCCCGCGGCTCATCCGGATGGAGTGGAGCCCCGACGGCCGGTTCGTCGACGAGCGCTCGCAGCTCGTGGTCGACCGCGACTTCCCGGTGCCGGCGTTCACGGTGACGCAGGTGCCGGGCGGCGGCCTGGAGATCCTCACGGACTACCTGCGCCTGCGCTACGACGGCGGCGAGTTCACCAGCGGCGGCCTGTCGGTCACGCTGACCCGCGACGCCCTCGACGCCCACTACTCCGTGTGGCACTACGGGATGAGCTACCCGCAGGACCTCCCGTTCCGCGGCAACCTGCTCGGCACGGCCCGCACGCTCGACGAGGTCGACGGCGCCACGGAGCTCGACGAGGGCATCCTCTCGACGTTCGGGTTCGCGCTCGTCGACGACTCCCACTCCGTCCTGCTGTCCGACGACGGCTGGATCACGCCCCGCCCCGACGGCGGCGCGGGCCGCAAGGACCTCTACCTCCTCGCCTACGGCCGCGACATCCGGGGCGCGTTCGACGCCTACCACCACCTGACCGGCCCGACGCCGCTCGTCCCCCGGTACACGCTGGGGAACTGGTGGAGCCGCTACTGGCGCTACACCGAGGACTCCTACGTCGAGCTGATGGACCGGTTCCGCGACGAGGGCGTCCCGCTGAGCGTGTCGGTCATCGACATGGACTGGCACCAGGTGGACGTCGACCCCGAGATCGGCACCGGCTGGACGGGGTACTCCTGGGACCGCGAGCTGTTCCCGGACCCCGAGCGCTTCCTCGCCGCCCTGCACGAGCGCGGCCTCGCGGTGACCCTCAACGTCCACCCGGCCGACGGCGTGCGCCGGCACGAGGACGCCTACCCCGAGATGGCGCGCGCCCTCGGCATCGACCCGGCCAGCGGCCTCCCGGTCGGCTTCGACATCACCGACCGCACGTTCGTCGACGCTTACCTGCGACTGCTCCACCACCCGCTGGAGGAGCAGGGCGTCGACTTCTGGTGGCTCGACTGGCAGTCGGGCGGCGTCACCTCGGTGCCCGGGCTGGACCCGCTGTGGATGCTCAACCACATCCACTTCCGCGACTCCGGGCGCGAGCGCACCGACGGGGCACGTCGTCCGCTCACGTTCTCGCGGTACGCCGGCCTCGGCAGCCACCGCTACCCCGTCGGCTTCTCCGGCGACACGATCATCACGTGGGACTCGCTCGACTTCCAGCCGTACTTCACGAACACGGCGGCGAACGTCGCCTTCACGTGGTGGTCGCACGACATCGGCGGCCACATGTTCGGCGGCCGCGACGTCGAGATGGCCACGCGCTGGTACCAGTACGGCGTGTTCTCCCCGATCAACCGGCTCCACTCGTCCAACAGCCCGTTCACGACGAAGGAGCCGTGGGCGTTCGGACCGCGCGCGCAGGGGATCATGTCGCGGTTCCTGCGGCTGCGGCACCGCCTCGTGCCCGCGCTGTACACGGCGGCGTGGGCCGCGCACGCGGACAACGTCGCGGTCGTGCGGCCGATGTACCACGACCACCCCGACCGGGTCGAGGCCCGCACGATCCCGAACCAGGCGATGCTGGGCGAGCACCTGCTCGTCGCGCCGATCACGCGGCCGGAGGAGCCCGCGTCCGGGCTCGGCACGACGCGCGCCTGGCTGCCGGAGGGCGGCTGGTTCGACCTGTTCACGGGTCAGCGCTACCGCGGCGGCCGGTTCGCCACGTTCCACCGCCCGCTCGAGGTCTACCCGGTCCTCGCGCGCGCCGGCGCCGTCCTGCCGCTCGCGGCCGACCCGTTCGCGCCCGTCGGCGACGTGCCCGACGCGCTCGAGCTGCGCGTCTTCCCCGGCGACGGGGTCTCCCACCTGGTCGAGGACCACGGCGAGGCCGCGCCGGGTCT includes:
- a CDS encoding MFS transporter, whose product is MSTTGADDALPTRRPGVARGVMRFAVRNPYVVWLTGCGVYVLAVVHRASLGVAGPEAVERLQISSAQLGAFVMLQLGVYAAMQIPAGLAIDRWGARRVLLLATLILGTAQVTFALATTYPVALLARTVLGVGDALVFISVMRLAATWFPRSRYAVMAMWTGLLGMLGNLAATVPLTLALDEFGWTRTFAVTGATSLVYALLLLRPAVAAPFREVAAAPGGATPGGAGAEPDGAGGQRSATRELAHTIAETWRGHEHGRGTQVGFWVHQATMASGMVLGMVWGFPYLTEGLGYPGSQAAAMVSVLVLGNVGFSFLIGPFAGRRPGSRVPLAIGIGLAIVAAWAVLLAWPGGRPPVGVVVVAFVVMAAGGPGSQIGFHLARDYNPAHRISTATGLVNAGGFSGTMLGAISIGVILDQLSGTAQPSLTDYRIALSSMAVLTLVSTALVVVSTLGLRRSVLERLADGLEVRVPVVAHWWDRAVDAVETIEALDEAATDPVERERPR
- a CDS encoding ABC-F family ATP-binding cassette domain-containing protein produces the protein MSQPAPHLSPAPGTSGVQLRLDGVSVSYGERRVLTDVDLVVSPGERLGLIGENGSGKSTLLRVAAGLLTPDAGTATVAGPGPAARVGLLHQEPPFPADVTLAEALAGATAVVRDAEAELDDAARALAATPDDDATTARYAGALERAEALDVWGLAAREAAMLAGLGLADIAPGRPVSTLSGGQLARLSLAWLLLSQPDVLLLDEPTNHLDDDAVAHLRSVLTAWRGPVLLASHDRAFLDEAVTGLVDLDPSEVPHAVSGPLVGDGDGSGIGLVRFTGGYTAYLDARLDARERWERRYRDEQAELRRLRSSVREQQTVGHVGRAPRTEANASKKFYSDRNAAVVSRRVNDARTRLAELEAAQVRKPPAWQWFAGLDAAADTRRAGRGSRWSGPVLVASDVAVAGRLASTSLTVSAGERWLVTGPNGSGKSTLLGVLAGRLAPSAGSVQHPRALRVGLLTQEVDLDVLPGTTVRAAYEELVGAEVAARVPVETFALLAGRDLERPVGALSVGQQRRLALAAVLADPPDVLLLDEPTNHLSLLLLTQLEASIDRYPGAVVVASHDRWLRRDWAGRTLRLG
- a CDS encoding NUDIX domain-containing protein, with product MATVRSAALAVVRLREAGPEVLLGHMGGPLWTRRERSWSIPKGLYGDDEDPASAARRELAEETGYVWPQDRVLTDLGDFRVTSGKVARVYLGVERDPVPWAEADFVSNTFELEWPPRSGRVQSYPEIDRVEFCRFDRARDVLVAGQVPVVDAIEAALRG
- a CDS encoding DUF5701 family protein; translated protein: MTTTQTSTTRPTTAQPTPTRPTPTTLPALDVQLDRLLALGLADLAGVPEAELRSTVAAVVGDEGIGASDVPGADDPLLLAIHPDLVPARALAPLLERAGRPGFVVVDWTDLEDFRTVPDVELPDRALYVVRGADRGDDLRGASPEEALAELTGRGRTPLTLHEGIGWLMQDPSRLEPNHCFMCLATRKPRPRGAFDARTPALWISGGTGRDGVERRGAPKVGWCWWRNRHTWLGFASATGRG
- a CDS encoding glycoside hydrolase family 31 protein — protein: MFAMSDGRPAPANPAAVVQGDTYRFTVLTPRLIRMEWSPDGRFVDERSQLVVDRDFPVPAFTVTQVPGGGLEILTDYLRLRYDGGEFTSGGLSVTLTRDALDAHYSVWHYGMSYPQDLPFRGNLLGTARTLDEVDGATELDEGILSTFGFALVDDSHSVLLSDDGWITPRPDGGAGRKDLYLLAYGRDIRGAFDAYHHLTGPTPLVPRYTLGNWWSRYWRYTEDSYVELMDRFRDEGVPLSVSVIDMDWHQVDVDPEIGTGWTGYSWDRELFPDPERFLAALHERGLAVTLNVHPADGVRRHEDAYPEMARALGIDPASGLPVGFDITDRTFVDAYLRLLHHPLEEQGVDFWWLDWQSGGVTSVPGLDPLWMLNHIHFRDSGRERTDGARRPLTFSRYAGLGSHRYPVGFSGDTIITWDSLDFQPYFTNTAANVAFTWWSHDIGGHMFGGRDVEMATRWYQYGVFSPINRLHSSNSPFTTKEPWAFGPRAQGIMSRFLRLRHRLVPALYTAAWAAHADNVAVVRPMYHDHPDRVEARTIPNQAMLGEHLLVAPITRPEEPASGLGTTRAWLPEGGWFDLFTGQRYRGGRFATFHRPLEVYPVLARAGAVLPLAADPFAPVGDVPDALELRVFPGDGVSHLVEDHGEAAPGLADRNVTRFVQTLTTGDAGEAGYGAGRLADLVLRIEPTTGPDPLAVREVTLDVVGAVRVERVVLAPFGALGTPAADDEDAAAGASGADLPTVELSGTDASVVAVHRDELLAPALRVRLGEVDLARGLEVRLIGLEAAPDTLVEDTFALLDAAEIPFWNKEHAWRTVKELTGLELAQEIGALQIPAALRGALIERAAVVRPW